The following are encoded together in the Lactuca sativa cultivar Salinas chromosome 1, Lsat_Salinas_v11, whole genome shotgun sequence genome:
- the LOC111921403 gene encoding UDP-glycosyltransferase 85C2, whose amino-acid sequence MESELLNCKSKPHVLFIPCPAQSHIKCMLKLAKLLHHKGLQITFVNTEFNHQQLLNSGGPNSLDDKPGFHFETIPDGIPDGSRGNIYELPKSILTNFLGYFLDLVARLEIPVTCIISDGMMSFTVDAAETLKLPIIHFWTFAASAFMGYCQAPNLIEKNIVPLKDESCLTNGYLDTIIDWIPGLEAFRLKDLPGYVRTIDPNEVDYKFNIESIKTTMKVSTIILHTFEELESTIIKALKPMFPHLYTIGPLQLLLNRIQNQQESKSYSLWKEDTECLNWLQSKEPNSVVYVNFGSLIVMSSQKLLEFGWGLANSNYYFLWIIRPNLVVGESLVFPPELNEMINKKGFMASWCPQEEVLNHPSVGGFLTHCGWGSTIESLSAGVPMICWPYIWDQPTNCRQICKEWKVGMEIGDNVKRDEVEKLIQELMGGERGKRMRSKAIEWKKNIEIATAPNGSSSLNVEKLVNHIHMLKLA is encoded by the exons ATGGAATCAGAGCTACTAAACTGTAAAAGCAAGCCGCATGTGCTGTTCATACCATGTCCAGCACAAAGTCACATCAAGTGTATGCTGAAACTAGCAAAGTTACTGCACCACAAGGGCTTACAAATAACCTTTGTAAACACTGAGTTTAACCACCAGCAGTTACTCAACTCCGGAGGGCCAAACTCACTCGATGATAAACCAGGGTTCCATTTTGAGACCATTCCAGATGGTATCCCCGATGGTTCACGAGGGAACATTTATGAACTCCCTAAATCTATTCTAACTAACTTCTTGGGTTACTTTCTTGATCTCGTGGCTAGACTAGAGATTCCAGTTACTTGTATTATTAGTGATGGTATGATGTCTTTCACTGTTGATGCTGCGGAGACGCTTAAATTACCTATCATTCATTTTTGGACCTTCGCTGCTAGTGCTTTCATGGGATATTGCCAAGCTCCAAATCTGATTGAAAAAAACATTGTCCCACTTAAAG ATGAAAGTTGCCTCACCAATGGGTATCTTGACACCATCATAGATTGGATTCCAGGTTTGGAAGCATTCCGTTTAAAGGATCTTCCAGGTTATGTTCGAACTATAGACCCAAACGAAGTAGACTATAAGTTTAACATTGAGAGTATTAAAACAACGATGAAGGTCTCAACTATAATTCTCCACACATTTGAAGAGTTAGAGTCCACCATCATCAAAGCTCTCAAACCCATGTTTCCTCACCTCTACACAATCGGACCATTGCAGTTGCTTCTAAATCGCATACAAAATCAGCAAGAATCAAAGAGTTATAGTCTGTGGAAGGAAGATACCGAGTGCCTTAACTGGCTGCAATCAAAGGAACCAAATTCTGTGGTTTATGTTAATTTCGGTAGCCTAATAGTGATGTCTTCACAAAAATTGCTAGAATTTGGCTGGGGACTTGCTAATAGCAACTATTATTTTCTCTGGATCATCAGACCAAATTTGGTTGTTGGAGAATCTCTTGTGTTTCCTCCAGAACTCAATGAGATGATTAATAAGAAAGGCTTTATGGCAAGTTGGTGTCCCCAGGAAGAAGTGTTGAACCACCCTTCGGTTGGGGGGTTCTTGACTCACTGTGGATGGGGTTCCACCATTGAGAGCTTATCAGCTGGGGTCCCGATGATTTGTTGGCCTTATATATGGGATCAACCAACTAATTGTAGGCAAATTTGTAAGGAATGGAAAGTTGGCATGGAAATCGGAGATAATGTAAAAAGGGATGAAGTCGAAAAGCTCATACAGGAGTTGATGGGGGGAGAGAGGGGTAAGCGAATGAGGAGCAAGGCTATAGAGTGGAAGAAAAATATTGAAATTGCAACAGCTCCTAATGGCTCATCTTCCTTGAATGTTGAGAAACTTGTCAATCACATTCATATGTTGAAACTAGCTTAG